The DNA segment TGTAAAACGATAGGCGGTGTCGGCAGCCGGGATAACGGCGATCTTGACGATGCAAACGGTCAAATTTGCCAAAATAGCGGTAAATTTTACGGAGGTTACGACGATAAAATCAAAGAGCAAGACGGTAAAATTTGCGGCAAAATCGACGTTATAAAATCTCAAAATAAAGATAATTTTGATAAAATTTATGCCGAGAACAGCGCTAAAAATTCGGATAAATTCGATACTCGCTTTAATGAAAAAAATAAAGCCGGAATTTCCCGCGAGTTTAGTGCCGTAAAATCTCAAGATAAAGATAATTTTGATAAATTTTTATCTCAAAACGGCGCCAAACAAGACGAAATTCATCAAATTTGGCAAGATTTGCAAAATCGCGCCGTTATCTATGGCGACTCCGATCTGGCCGCAGCGCCGAGCTCGGGATCGTTCGGCATAGGCGCTACTATCATAGCACCCTGCTCTATCAACACTCTAGCCAAAATCCACGCAGGCTTTGCCGACACGCTGATAACTCGCGCCGCCGCAGTCGCGCTAAAGGAGCGAAAGAGGCTGATTTTGGGCGTTAGAGAGATGCCGTTTTCTACGCTTGCACTCGAGCACGCAGCTAAGCTCTCCGCTCTTGGCGCCGTTATCGCGCCACCGGTTTTGGGATATTATTCGGCTCAAAATAGCCTCGAAGATATGGAAAATTTCATCATCGGCAAGTGGCTTGACCTGCTCGGACTTAAGCATCAAATTTACAAAAGATGGAGCTAAAACAGCTGCGCCGGTCGTAAGATAAAGTCCTATTTTAGGCATAAAATAGTAAAATCAACCTTTAAAATTTAAAGGCGAAAAATGAAAGCTTGCATATATCCGGGCACCTTTGATCCCGTAACA comes from the Campylobacter rectus genome and includes:
- a CDS encoding UbiX family flavin prenyltransferase, translated to MNVLEKELNFTDFFRKNGENLNTIGATSGKFDEATAKFSNAARRGEVLNFRTDQNAVKFDKIYGDENDSDADFQIWAPNLKRANKNDSQKRYGESAKFANLSFAQSEADFGDSDKKSKSKNSEFVSNGTQIFSDENLKNCKTIGGVGSRDNGDLDDANGQICQNSGKFYGGYDDKIKEQDGKICGKIDVIKSQNKDNFDKIYAENSAKNSDKFDTRFNEKNKAGISREFSAVKSQDKDNFDKFLSQNGAKQDEIHQIWQDLQNRAVIYGDSDLAAAPSSGSFGIGATIIAPCSINTLAKIHAGFADTLITRAAAVALKERKRLILGVREMPFSTLALEHAAKLSALGAVIAPPVLGYYSAQNSLEDMENFIIGKWLDLLGLKHQIYKRWS